The proteins below are encoded in one region of Fibrella aestuarina BUZ 2:
- the cysS gene encoding cysteine--tRNA ligase, with the protein MQPLSLYNTLSRQKERFEPISAPHVGLYVCGPTVYNYVHLGNLRTFLTFDTLFRYLTFVGYKVRYVRNITDVGHLVGDGDEGEDKIGRMAKLEKLEPMEIVQRYTNNFHDVLLQFNLLPPSIEPTATGHMIEQIEAVKELIDKGLAYESNGSVYFDIEAYNRNGGQYGKLSGRILDDLLNETRELDGQSEKRNPLDFAIWKNAAPEHLMRWPSPWGMGFPGWHLECTCMSTKYLGTQFDIHGGGMDLKFPHHECEIAQGHGLNDHDPVRYWMHSNMLTVNGQKMSKSLGNSFLPSELVSGNHPLLDQGYSPMTVRFFMLQSHYRSTLDFSNEALKAAQKGYRRLINGLRLLKAMTFEADADVPIDPKHSEEIANYRQALYDALNDDLNTAVAIGHLFSLLKKINQLDTRQLTMGQLGEEAFDLLKNTFVQFIEDVLGLQEEPIGSPHRPTPAAMITGMLDLYREYKTQRLYDKVDQVRTYFKAQGLVIRDMKHRIDWAYEE; encoded by the coding sequence ATGCAACCCCTCTCGCTTTACAATACGCTCTCCCGCCAGAAAGAACGGTTTGAACCCATTAGCGCGCCGCACGTCGGCCTATATGTGTGTGGACCTACCGTTTATAACTACGTACACCTCGGCAATCTGCGGACGTTCCTGACGTTCGACACGCTCTTCCGCTACCTGACGTTTGTTGGCTATAAGGTCAGGTACGTTCGGAACATCACCGACGTGGGGCACCTGGTCGGCGACGGCGACGAGGGCGAAGACAAAATCGGGCGCATGGCCAAGCTGGAAAAGCTGGAGCCGATGGAGATTGTGCAGCGGTATACTAATAATTTCCACGACGTACTGCTTCAGTTCAACCTGCTGCCGCCGAGCATCGAGCCCACTGCTACGGGCCACATGATCGAGCAGATCGAAGCGGTCAAGGAATTGATTGACAAAGGGCTGGCTTACGAATCGAACGGGTCGGTGTATTTCGACATCGAGGCCTATAACCGCAACGGGGGGCAATACGGGAAGCTGTCAGGCCGGATTCTGGACGATCTGCTGAACGAAACCCGCGAACTCGACGGGCAGAGCGAGAAGCGGAACCCGCTCGATTTTGCGATCTGGAAAAACGCCGCGCCGGAGCACCTGATGCGGTGGCCCTCGCCCTGGGGCATGGGTTTCCCCGGCTGGCACTTAGAGTGCACCTGCATGAGTACCAAGTACCTGGGCACCCAGTTTGATATTCACGGTGGCGGTATGGACCTGAAGTTCCCGCACCACGAATGCGAAATTGCGCAGGGCCACGGCCTCAACGACCACGACCCGGTGCGCTATTGGATGCACTCCAACATGCTGACCGTCAACGGGCAGAAGATGAGTAAGTCGCTGGGCAATTCGTTTCTGCCGTCGGAGTTGGTTTCGGGCAATCACCCGCTGCTCGACCAAGGCTACAGCCCGATGACGGTTCGGTTTTTTATGCTCCAATCGCACTACCGCAGCACGCTCGACTTCTCGAACGAAGCGCTGAAAGCCGCCCAGAAAGGGTATCGGCGGCTCATCAACGGCCTGCGGTTACTGAAAGCCATGACGTTTGAGGCCGACGCCGACGTGCCCATCGACCCGAAACACAGCGAGGAAATTGCTAACTACAGGCAGGCGCTGTACGATGCGCTTAACGACGACCTGAACACGGCCGTCGCCATTGGGCATCTCTTCAGCTTGCTAAAGAAAATCAATCAACTCGACACCCGGCAGCTCACGATGGGGCAGTTGGGCGAGGAGGCGTTCGATCTACTCAAAAACACCTTCGTGCAGTTTATCGAAGACGTGCTGGGCTTGCAGGAAGAACCCATCGGATCGCCGCACCGCCCCACCCCGGCTGCGATGATCACGGGCATGCTCGACCTGTATCGCGAGTACAAAACTCAACGTCTCTACGACAAAGTGGATCAGGTACGTACCTACTTCAAAGCACAGGGGCTGGTGATCCGCGACATGAAACACCGCATCGACTGGGCCTACGAAGAATAG
- a CDS encoding element excision factor XisI family protein encodes MDSAQRIGHYAAIVSQYLAEHEDQEIEGESYRRVVIVDRDHHHYQLVATGWVTPSRFVDALLIHLQIKADGKTWLLENSTELHVAQDLADRGIAKEDIVLGFHPPQYRALTGYAIA; translated from the coding sequence ATGGATAGCGCACAACGAATAGGCCATTATGCCGCCATCGTGAGTCAGTATTTGGCGGAGCATGAGGATCAGGAAATTGAGGGTGAGTCATACCGTCGGGTGGTGATCGTAGACCGGGACCACCACCACTATCAATTAGTTGCTACGGGTTGGGTGACGCCCAGCCGCTTTGTTGATGCCTTATTAATCCATCTACAAATAAAAGCTGATGGTAAAACGTGGCTGTTGGAAAACAGCACTGAATTGCACGTAGCTCAGGATTTAGCAGATCGCGGCATCGCTAAAGAAGACATCGTCCTGGGCTTTCATCCGCCCCAGTACAGAGCGTTGACAGGATATGCAATTGCCTAG
- the nadD gene encoding nicotinate (nicotinamide) nucleotide adenylyltransferase: MTIGLFFGSFNPIHVGHLIIANTMAHTTDLEQVWFVVSPQNPFKKTKSLLHEFDRLDMVERAIADNSRLKATDIEFSMPKPSYTIDTLDRLREKFPQHTFRLIMGEDNLDQFANWKAYERILDEFGLYVYPRPLRNGIVATASLFREHPNVRLVSAPLLDISATFIRDAVRANRPIRYMVPDVVEEMISRKKFYL, from the coding sequence ATGACAATCGGACTTTTCTTTGGCTCGTTTAATCCCATTCACGTTGGCCACCTGATTATCGCCAACACAATGGCTCACACAACCGACTTGGAACAGGTCTGGTTTGTGGTGTCGCCGCAGAACCCGTTCAAAAAGACGAAAAGTCTGCTGCACGAGTTTGACCGGCTCGATATGGTGGAACGGGCTATTGCTGATAACAGTCGGCTGAAGGCGACCGACATTGAGTTCTCGATGCCCAAACCCAGCTACACGATCGATACGCTGGATCGGTTGCGTGAGAAGTTTCCGCAGCACACCTTTCGGCTAATCATGGGCGAAGACAACCTCGACCAATTTGCCAACTGGAAGGCCTACGAGCGTATCTTGGATGAATTCGGGCTGTATGTGTACCCACGCCCCCTGCGTAATGGAATCGTGGCCACAGCGAGCCTGTTTCGGGAACACCCCAACGTGCGGCTTGTGTCGGCTCCGTTGCTCGATATTTCGGCGACGTTTATCCGCGATGCCGTGCGGGCTAACCGGCCGATTCGCTACATGGTGCCTGATGTCGTCGAGGAGATGATCAGCCGGAAGAAGTTTTACCTCTAG
- a CDS encoding GNAT family N-acetyltransferase codes for MKGQDLDLFLSMGYFRMHQNVFTCNFLVLEEKLYPVHWLRIDLERVQFGKTQRQLLSRTARFRFEAKPFLLTDEIKELHARYRQHIDFDAPASIEESLYSGPLFTEFDTWGLEIRDQERLIAVGIFDRGNQTIAGIMNVYDPDYRRYSLGKVLMLQKIEFARQQGLVYYYPGYIVSGMPKFDYKVTAAESATELLDAAYDDWIPFSWETTRTIADEMLRSSGQAR; via the coding sequence ATGAAGGGGCAGGATCTCGATCTGTTTCTGAGTATGGGTTATTTCCGAATGCACCAGAACGTGTTTACGTGCAACTTTCTGGTCTTAGAGGAGAAACTGTATCCCGTGCATTGGCTACGGATCGACCTGGAGCGGGTGCAGTTTGGCAAAACCCAGCGGCAGCTACTGAGCCGAACGGCGCGGTTTCGCTTCGAGGCCAAACCCTTCCTGCTGACCGATGAGATAAAGGAACTGCATGCCCGCTACCGGCAACACATCGACTTCGACGCACCGGCGAGCATCGAAGAAAGCCTCTACAGCGGCCCGCTGTTTACGGAGTTTGACACCTGGGGGCTTGAGATTCGGGATCAGGAGCGCCTGATCGCCGTGGGCATCTTTGACCGGGGTAACCAGACCATTGCGGGCATCATGAACGTCTATGACCCCGACTATCGGCGCTACAGCCTCGGCAAAGTGCTTATGCTGCAAAAGATCGAATTCGCCCGTCAGCAGGGCCTGGTTTATTATTACCCCGGCTACATCGTCAGCGGCATGCCCAAGTTCGATTACAAGGTAACGGCAGCGGAGTCGGCCACCGAACTGCTCGACGCCGCCTACGACGACTGGATTCCGTTTTCGTGGGAAACCACCCGAACCATTGCCGACGAGATGCTACGCAGCAGCGGACAGGCACGCTGA
- the mreC gene encoding rod shape-determining protein MreC, giving the protein MEQLFAFIAQSRNFILFVLLEVLCFYFVVNTNNYWSASFFNTSNRYAAQMLAWSNSAREYTNLRQVNADLAAENKRLTTQLTQRQQGSPAAPTAYKADSLFANRFQFTVAKVINNTTTLANNTLTIDKGTADGIRPGMGVISPTGIVGRVRFCNEHYSVVTSILHSEFRVSARLVKAEEIGTARWPGIDPTRMTLVDISRNKPVSKGDSVMTSEYNSVFPPGILIGRISEVRTQPAQPFHDLSVALSTNFSSLLYVYVVDNKQAEQQSQVEKQIDSEK; this is encoded by the coding sequence GTGGAACAACTCTTTGCCTTTATTGCCCAGAGCCGCAACTTCATCCTGTTTGTGTTGCTCGAAGTACTGTGCTTTTACTTCGTGGTTAACACCAACAATTACTGGAGTGCGAGCTTCTTCAACACGTCCAACCGCTACGCCGCGCAGATGTTGGCCTGGTCGAATTCGGCGCGCGAATACACCAACCTACGGCAGGTCAACGCGGATCTGGCAGCCGAGAATAAGCGCTTGACAACCCAACTGACACAACGTCAGCAAGGCAGCCCGGCTGCCCCGACTGCTTACAAAGCCGACTCGTTATTTGCCAACCGGTTCCAATTTACTGTGGCTAAGGTGATCAATAACACCACGACACTGGCCAATAATACCCTGACCATTGATAAGGGTACTGCCGATGGCATTCGGCCCGGCATGGGCGTAATCTCGCCAACGGGTATTGTGGGCCGGGTACGTTTCTGTAATGAGCACTATTCCGTTGTCACCTCAATCCTGCATTCCGAGTTTCGGGTATCGGCTCGGCTGGTAAAGGCCGAAGAAATCGGTACGGCCCGCTGGCCCGGTATCGACCCAACGCGCATGACGCTGGTGGATATCTCACGGAATAAGCCAGTTAGCAAGGGTGATTCGGTGATGACCTCAGAATACAACTCTGTGTTCCCGCCGGGTATCCTCATTGGGCGTATCAGTGAGGTACGTACCCAGCCAGCGCAGCCTTTCCACGACCTCAGCGTAGCTTTGTCGACGAATTTTAGCAGCCTGCTCTACGTCTATGTCGTCGATAACAAACAGGCTGAGCAGCAGTCGCAGGTCGAGAAGCAAATCGATAGCGAGAAGTAA
- a CDS encoding sigma-70 family RNA polymerase sigma factor has translation MSTMPETMSDSTPSPTRGYTEEQKYQIFNKEFMPHIDSMYNFAFRLTTDEDDANDLVQDTYLKAFRFISSFEQGTNAKAWLFRILKNSFINDYRKKSKEPAKVDYHDVETTYNSEDSETEHTVDLRAETVSDLIGDEVATALNSLPVDFRTVIILCDIEGFTYEEMAKILDIPIGTVRSRLHRARNLLKEKLRDYAASMGYNENLDD, from the coding sequence ATGTCGACAATGCCCGAAACTATGTCAGACTCGACACCTTCGCCTACTCGCGGATACACTGAAGAGCAGAAGTACCAAATCTTCAACAAGGAGTTCATGCCCCACATCGACTCCATGTACAATTTTGCCTTTCGCCTGACCACAGACGAGGACGACGCCAACGACCTTGTGCAGGACACGTACCTGAAGGCGTTCCGGTTCATCTCTTCATTTGAACAGGGAACCAACGCCAAAGCATGGCTGTTCAGAATCCTGAAGAATAGCTTCATCAACGATTATCGGAAGAAAAGTAAGGAACCGGCCAAAGTCGACTACCACGACGTTGAGACGACCTACAATTCGGAAGACTCGGAAACCGAACACACGGTCGACCTGCGGGCCGAGACGGTGTCGGACCTGATCGGCGATGAAGTAGCTACAGCCCTAAACTCATTACCCGTCGATTTTCGGACGGTCATTATTCTCTGCGACATCGAAGGATTTACGTATGAGGAGATGGCCAAGATTCTAGACATTCCCATCGGTACGGTTCGGTCGCGGTTGCACCGGGCCCGTAACCTGTTGAAAGAAAAACTGCGCGATTATGCGGCTTCGATGGGATACAACGAAAATCTTGACGACTGA
- a CDS encoding M28 family peptidase, whose protein sequence is MKKAFPAIMACALFVAACDDKKNQSSEATESGSTMVAAPAFSSDSAYAFIEQQLAFGPRVPNTPAHVRGGDYIAAKLKAYGCEVTEQPFTAKAWDGTIIKGRNIIGSINPAAAKRILFSSHWDSRPRADNDSLAANHTKPVAAANDGASGVAVLLEMARTIQQAKTKPTVGIDLVFFDAEDWGDGDEAGNDKEKVGGKVDQAASEIDYIGFCLGSRYWAKNPHKPGYTAYYGVLLDMVGAKGATFPKEGYSLQFAPSVVQTIWNTASQLGYSQFFTDTNGAPILDDHIAPNTIAKIPVVDIIHQQSNGLSTFFPDWHTTEDDMRNIDRNTLKAVGQTLIQVAYNEQPDAA, encoded by the coding sequence ATGAAAAAAGCCTTTCCGGCCATAATGGCCTGTGCGTTATTCGTTGCCGCCTGCGACGATAAGAAAAACCAGTCGTCAGAAGCGACCGAATCAGGATCAACCATGGTAGCCGCTCCGGCCTTCTCGAGTGACTCAGCTTATGCCTTTATTGAGCAGCAACTGGCGTTTGGCCCGCGTGTACCCAACACGCCTGCTCACGTGCGCGGCGGCGACTACATCGCGGCGAAGCTGAAAGCCTACGGCTGTGAGGTTACCGAGCAGCCGTTTACGGCAAAAGCCTGGGATGGCACCATCATCAAAGGCCGCAACATCATCGGCAGTATCAATCCGGCGGCAGCCAAACGCATCCTGTTTTCGTCGCACTGGGACAGCCGCCCCCGCGCCGACAACGATAGCCTCGCGGCCAACCACACTAAGCCCGTGGCGGCGGCCAACGACGGCGCCAGTGGCGTAGCGGTCCTGCTCGAAATGGCCCGTACCATTCAGCAGGCGAAAACCAAACCAACCGTAGGCATCGATCTGGTCTTTTTTGATGCCGAAGACTGGGGCGACGGCGATGAAGCGGGGAACGATAAAGAAAAGGTTGGTGGTAAGGTCGATCAGGCAGCCTCCGAGATTGATTATATCGGCTTTTGCTTGGGCTCGCGTTACTGGGCTAAAAACCCGCACAAGCCCGGCTATACCGCTTATTACGGGGTTTTACTCGATATGGTAGGCGCTAAAGGGGCTACTTTCCCCAAAGAAGGCTATTCATTGCAGTTTGCGCCAAGTGTTGTGCAAACTATCTGGAACACGGCTAGCCAATTAGGTTATAGCCAGTTCTTCACCGATACCAATGGGGCACCCATTCTTGATGATCACATCGCCCCCAATACCATTGCCAAAATCCCGGTTGTCGATATAATTCATCAGCAAAGCAACGGCTTAAGTACTTTCTTCCCCGATTGGCACACTACCGAAGATGATATGCGTAACATCGACCGGAATACGCTCAAGGCCGTTGGGCAGACGCTGATTCAGGTTGCCTACAACGAACAGCCCGATGCTGCCTAA
- a CDS encoding element excision factor XisH family protein, with protein MAKDMFHEAVRVALEADGWRITHDGYRLVTDLLKDALTVDLGAEKLITAEKGLHKIAVEVKSFLGDSLVYDFHSALGQMLMYQVNIELQEPDRLLYLAIPEPAYERMNRQRVFAVVAARYKINFVIYEPISRQIVKWIAHNE; from the coding sequence ATGGCAAAAGATATGTTCCATGAGGCGGTGCGGGTTGCATTGGAAGCAGATGGCTGGCGCATTACCCATGACGGCTATCGCCTCGTTACCGACTTATTGAAAGATGCTCTTACGGTTGACCTAGGCGCAGAAAAGTTGATAACCGCAGAGAAAGGACTTCACAAAATAGCCGTTGAGGTAAAGAGTTTCCTTGGCGATTCACTTGTTTATGATTTTCACAGCGCCTTGGGCCAAATGTTAATGTATCAGGTCAACATCGAATTACAGGAACCGGATCGACTATTGTACCTGGCGATTCCTGAACCGGCCTATGAACGAATGAACCGGCAGCGTGTTTTTGCAGTAGTCGCCGCGCGTTACAAAATCAATTTTGTTATTTACGAGCCGATTAGCAGGCAAATTGTCAAATGGATAGCGCACAACGAATAG
- the gmk gene encoding guanylate kinase has product MEGKLIIFSAPSGSGKTTIVRHLLNTNDNLGFSISACTRDRRGRAEQNGKDYYFLTPDEFKEKIDNDEFVEWEEVYVGAFYGTLKSEIERVWASGKHVLFDVDVQGGLKLKKYYGDRALAVFVKVPDEETLRQRLIGRNTETEDSLSKRLFKVHFEMSFQNQFDVILVNDELEDSYQKSQKLIDDFLQKNVVPAKGAEI; this is encoded by the coding sequence TTGGAAGGCAAACTCATTATTTTTTCGGCACCATCCGGCTCCGGTAAGACAACCATCGTCCGGCACTTGCTCAATACCAATGACAATTTAGGCTTCTCAATTTCAGCCTGTACCCGCGACCGCCGCGGCCGTGCCGAACAGAATGGCAAGGATTATTACTTCCTGACTCCAGACGAGTTTAAAGAGAAGATCGATAACGATGAGTTTGTCGAGTGGGAAGAAGTCTACGTAGGGGCGTTCTACGGCACGCTTAAGTCGGAAATCGAGCGGGTATGGGCGAGTGGTAAACACGTTTTGTTCGACGTCGACGTGCAGGGCGGACTGAAGCTGAAGAAATACTACGGCGACCGTGCGTTGGCTGTTTTTGTAAAAGTCCCCGACGAAGAAACGCTACGGCAACGGCTTATTGGCCGAAACACCGAGACCGAAGACAGCCTCTCGAAGCGTCTGTTCAAGGTGCACTTCGAGATGTCATTTCAAAATCAGTTCGACGTGATTCTGGTGAACGATGAGCTCGAGGATTCCTACCAGAAATCCCAGAAGCTGATCGACGATTTTCTGCAGAAGAATGTGGTACCTGCCAAAGGGGCTGAAATCTAG